In a single window of the Streptomyces sp. CGMCC 4.7035 genome:
- a CDS encoding SCO2400 family protein yields the protein MDYCHPCRRHLNGALACPGCGTPVEDLRAHANEGDVRGDADGGSGGAGGPEASYGDAYAGVGAEEDADEDEDETERPGPAQSRRRTQGRRAPGDRDDDRGARAGRRDRKAAAHRRRRRRVLLVGAGLLLAAGGLSLAELGIEAPGFTPNTATAGGETADGSASVKETTGPSGGTGGGHGAGTTSASASASASPSASESSKDAKSDEETKKPEDTPSASATYSPGHSTPAPTATTTGSAPSADPTPTSPIPEPSPTKTCNRFLWWCT from the coding sequence ATGGACTACTGCCACCCGTGCCGACGGCACCTCAACGGCGCCCTCGCCTGCCCGGGGTGCGGCACGCCTGTCGAAGATCTACGCGCGCACGCGAACGAGGGCGACGTCCGCGGAGATGCCGACGGAGGGTCGGGCGGGGCCGGCGGGCCCGAGGCGTCGTACGGGGACGCTTACGCGGGCGTGGGCGCGGAGGAAGACGCCGACGAGGACGAGGACGAGACGGAGCGCCCTGGTCCGGCACAGAGCCGTCGGCGGACGCAGGGGCGCCGGGCGCCCGGGGACCGCGACGACGACCGCGGGGCGCGGGCCGGGCGTCGCGACCGCAAGGCCGCCGCGCACCGGCGGCGCCGGCGGCGGGTGCTGTTGGTGGGGGCCGGGCTGTTGCTGGCGGCGGGTGGTCTGAGCCTGGCCGAACTCGGCATAGAGGCACCGGGGTTCACTCCGAACACCGCGACCGCCGGGGGCGAGACGGCGGACGGATCGGCCTCGGTGAAGGAGACGACCGGCCCGTCCGGGGGTACCGGTGGCGGGCACGGAGCCGGAACGACCTCGGCTTCCGCCTCCGCCTCCGCGTCTCCGTCGGCGTCCGAGTCCTCGAAGGACGCGAAGTCCGACGAGGAGACGAAGAAGCCCGAGGACACCCCATCGGCGTCCGCGACCTACTCCCCGGGCCACTCCACACCGGCCCCGACGGCGACGACGACGGGCTCGGCTCCGTCGGCGGATCCGACCCCGACGAGCCCGATCCCGGAACCGTCGCCAACGAAAACGTGCAACCGTTTCCTGTGGTGGTGCACCTGA